A window of the Tunturibacter empetritectus genome harbors these coding sequences:
- a CDS encoding amidase: MTTALSPLTSLRHAITSAETDPYTIATAAAGKANSNASHNTYLTLTTTESLHRAEQLPNLFADVQNRPPLYGVPISLKDCFDLAGSATSCGSSYYQQLHPIAAKNSWVAQRLLDAGAIIPGKTHLNQLAYGITGENADFGDCLQPRDSTLLTGGSSSGAAASVQQGSALAAIGTDTGGSVRVPAALCGLAGYRASHAVSRGRERWSGAAHLAPSFDTLGLLFRDLRDGPALASAIYDIPLAPVPTQLRIGYVNDEFMQDCEPEVHSAFAAWKQHLRQHGASLSPIDTTFWADSLEIFTSIQASEAAHLHRGHYQHFEPAIADRLTWGASITADQLSLHHRRLEDFRSKMSSLFRQVDLLLIPCAPVSKLFAGKDQSHIRKAILRYTTPVSLAGLPAVTLAGEAIGAPFGTGIQLIAAPMQDAALLAFAASLPIRHH, translated from the coding sequence ATGACAACCGCGCTCTCTCCGCTCACATCCCTGCGCCACGCAATTACATCAGCCGAAACCGATCCCTACACGATCGCAACCGCTGCCGCCGGTAAAGCGAACAGCAACGCCTCGCACAACACCTACCTCACCCTCACCACAACCGAATCGCTCCATCGAGCCGAACAACTCCCGAACCTCTTTGCTGACGTTCAGAATCGCCCTCCGCTCTACGGCGTTCCCATCTCGCTCAAAGACTGCTTCGACCTGGCAGGAAGCGCTACCAGTTGCGGCTCCAGCTACTACCAGCAGCTCCATCCGATTGCCGCAAAGAACTCATGGGTCGCACAGCGGCTGCTCGATGCGGGAGCAATCATCCCCGGAAAAACTCACCTCAATCAACTCGCCTACGGCATTACCGGCGAGAACGCCGACTTCGGAGACTGCCTCCAGCCGCGCGATTCAACCCTGCTCACCGGCGGCTCCTCCAGCGGCGCAGCGGCCAGCGTGCAGCAAGGGTCCGCCCTCGCAGCCATCGGCACCGACACCGGCGGCTCCGTCCGCGTCCCCGCCGCACTCTGCGGACTCGCCGGCTACCGCGCCTCTCACGCTGTCAGCCGCGGCAGAGAACGCTGGTCCGGCGCAGCCCATCTCGCACCATCCTTCGATACCCTCGGTCTGCTCTTTCGCGATCTCCGCGATGGCCCCGCACTCGCCAGCGCCATCTACGACATCCCCTTGGCGCCCGTACCAACTCAACTCCGCATCGGCTATGTCAACGACGAGTTCATGCAAGATTGCGAACCCGAAGTTCACTCAGCATTCGCCGCGTGGAAGCAGCACCTCCGGCAACACGGCGCAAGCCTCTCGCCAATCGACACCACCTTCTGGGCCGACAGCTTAGAGATCTTTACCTCCATCCAGGCCAGCGAAGCAGCCCATCTCCATCGCGGCCACTATCAACACTTCGAGCCCGCAATCGCGGATCGCCTCACTTGGGGAGCATCCATCACCGCCGATCAGCTCAGCCTCCATCACCGTCGTCTCGAAGACTTCCGCTCAAAGATGTCCTCGCTCTTTCGGCAGGTCGACCTTCTCTTGATCCCCTGCGCGCCGGTCAGCAAACTTTTTGCAGGCAAAGACCAGTCGCACATCCGTAAAGCGATTCTGCGTTACACCACGCCAGTCAGCCTTGCGGGCTTGCCCGCTGTCACACTCGCTGGCGAAGCCATCGGCGCGCCCTTCGGCACCGGCATACAGCTCATCGCCGCGCCCATGCAGGACGCTGCACTCTTAGCCTTCGCCGCCTCCCTCCCAATCCGCCACCACTAG
- a CDS encoding PadR family transcriptional regulator: MTRRETNPNFMNGVPELLILRLLQHEEMYGYEIVDAIRSRTGAVIAVGEGVVYPVLHGLERDGALKSRRKTVNRRSRIYYSVTPVGAKRLADLSKTWTNLATAIQTMLTGGHHGQAIP, from the coding sequence ATGACTCGCCGCGAGACCAATCCGAACTTTATGAATGGAGTTCCGGAGCTCCTCATCCTCAGACTCCTCCAGCACGAGGAGATGTATGGCTATGAGATCGTCGACGCAATCCGCAGCCGCACCGGCGCAGTGATCGCGGTCGGCGAAGGCGTCGTGTATCCGGTTCTCCATGGACTGGAACGCGACGGAGCGCTTAAGTCCCGACGCAAGACCGTCAACCGCCGTAGCCGTATCTATTACTCCGTAACGCCCGTCGGAGCGAAACGGTTAGCCGATCTCTCGAAGACCTGGACCAACCTGGCCACCGCAATCCAAACCATGCTGACAGGAGGGCACCATGGCCAGGCCATTCCATGA
- a CDS encoding FAD-binding and (Fe-S)-binding domain-containing protein, with protein MSSSPFVVLPSSHARAHDTFPASDELAQLLQEQIRGEVRFDPASKALYSTDASNYRHIPIGVVLPRDEADVIATVALCRRFNAPILTRGAGTSLAGQGCNAAVILDISKYMNGMGEIDVQNRTVKVQPGIVLDRVRDAAEKLHLTFAPDPATHSRCTIGGMIGNNSCGVHGLMGGKTVDNIATLDLLLYDGTRLTVGPTTEAELAAHIATGGRIGEIYATLKSLRDNYASQVREKFPNIPRRVSGFNLDELLPENSFNVARALVGSEGTCAIILGATLQLVQSPPCRTLVGVGFPDIFLAADHVPQILEHKPIGFEGMDGLLLDAMRRKQKFSEELALLPGGNGFLIVEFGADTQAEANTKARALVASLKTIAPDATSRIYATAEAKNVWRIRESALGATAFIPGVGTGWEGWEDAAVDPHQLGSYLRAIFALMNEFGYRSPMYGHFGQGCVHMRHNFDLETEAGILKFRQFMDRATDIALAHGGSLSGEHGDGQARGALLPKMFGEELMNAFRTFKRLFDPTNRMNPNKLIDAHQPHEDLRLGADYNPWQPKTHFAYAENNGSFADANLRCVGVGACRKTDAGTMCPSFMATGEELHSTRGRAHLLWELMQGEVLPDQWKNKQVKESLDLCLACKACKSECPVSVDMATYKSEFLAHHYEGESRPLSHYAFGRIDVFARLASYAPHLVNAINHTPLISAVMKKILHIHPQRTFPRFSKPFTPDRRLARDPKRRRDRRNPLPAEAPEVFLWADTFNNYFHPAAMRAAHQVLTTAGFRVTLPTQHLCCGRPLYDFGMLDTAKDYLLKTLNALTPQLQAGTPIVVLEPSCASVFRDELTNLLPHDPRAQKLRDQTFLLSEFLVKHAPNYRPPQLAEKILVHGHCHHRATMGMHDEVALLRLTGADVELLDSGCCGMAGPFGFEKDKYDVSQTLANRVLLPAVRNKAASTILVTDGFSCAEQITQNTKAKPMHLAEVLALSKSD; from the coding sequence ATGTCCTCCTCCCCCTTCGTCGTCCTGCCGAGCTCCCACGCCCGCGCGCACGACACCTTCCCCGCCTCCGACGAGCTAGCCCAGCTCCTCCAGGAGCAGATCCGCGGTGAAGTCCGCTTCGATCCCGCCTCCAAAGCCCTCTACTCCACCGACGCCTCCAACTACCGCCACATCCCCATCGGCGTCGTCCTCCCCCGCGACGAAGCCGACGTCATCGCCACCGTCGCACTCTGTCGCCGCTTCAACGCACCCATCCTTACCCGTGGCGCCGGTACCTCGCTCGCCGGCCAGGGCTGCAACGCCGCCGTCATCCTTGACATCTCCAAATACATGAACGGCATGGGCGAGATCGACGTGCAAAATCGCACAGTCAAAGTCCAGCCCGGCATCGTCCTCGACCGCGTTCGCGACGCCGCCGAAAAGCTCCACCTCACCTTTGCCCCCGACCCCGCCACCCACAGCCGCTGCACCATCGGCGGCATGATCGGCAACAACTCCTGCGGCGTTCACGGCCTCATGGGCGGCAAGACCGTCGACAACATCGCCACCCTCGACCTCCTCCTCTACGACGGCACCCGCCTCACCGTAGGCCCCACCACCGAAGCCGAGCTCGCCGCCCACATCGCAACAGGAGGACGCATAGGCGAGATCTACGCCACCCTGAAATCCCTTCGCGACAACTACGCCAGCCAGGTCCGCGAAAAATTTCCCAACATCCCCCGTCGCGTCTCCGGCTTTAATCTCGACGAGCTCCTCCCTGAAAACTCCTTCAACGTAGCCCGAGCCCTGGTGGGCAGCGAAGGTACCTGCGCCATCATCCTTGGCGCCACCCTCCAGCTCGTCCAGTCTCCACCCTGCCGCACCCTCGTCGGCGTGGGCTTCCCCGACATCTTCCTCGCCGCCGACCACGTCCCCCAAATCCTCGAGCACAAACCCATCGGCTTCGAAGGCATGGACGGTCTCCTCCTCGACGCTATGCGCCGCAAGCAGAAGTTCTCCGAAGAGCTCGCGCTCCTCCCCGGCGGCAACGGCTTCCTCATCGTCGAGTTCGGCGCAGACACCCAGGCCGAAGCCAACACCAAAGCCCGCGCCCTGGTCGCCTCACTCAAAACCATCGCCCCGGACGCAACATCACGTATTTACGCGACAGCCGAAGCCAAGAACGTCTGGCGCATCCGCGAGTCCGCCCTTGGCGCAACCGCCTTCATCCCCGGCGTCGGCACCGGCTGGGAGGGATGGGAAGACGCCGCCGTCGATCCCCATCAACTCGGAAGCTATCTCCGCGCCATCTTCGCCCTCATGAACGAGTTCGGCTACCGCAGCCCCATGTACGGCCACTTCGGCCAGGGCTGCGTCCACATGCGCCACAACTTCGACCTCGAAACCGAAGCAGGCATCCTCAAATTCCGCCAGTTCATGGATCGCGCCACTGACATCGCTCTCGCCCACGGCGGCTCTCTCTCCGGCGAACACGGCGACGGCCAGGCCCGCGGCGCGCTCCTCCCCAAGATGTTCGGCGAAGAGTTGATGAACGCCTTCCGCACCTTCAAGCGCCTCTTCGACCCCACCAATCGGATGAACCCCAACAAGCTCATCGACGCCCACCAGCCGCACGAAGATCTCCGCCTCGGCGCCGACTACAATCCCTGGCAGCCCAAGACCCACTTCGCCTACGCCGAAAACAACGGCAGCTTCGCCGACGCCAACCTCCGCTGCGTAGGCGTAGGAGCCTGCCGCAAGACCGACGCCGGCACCATGTGTCCCAGCTTCATGGCCACCGGCGAAGAGCTCCACTCCACCCGCGGCCGCGCCCATCTCCTCTGGGAGCTGATGCAGGGCGAAGTCCTGCCCGACCAGTGGAAGAACAAGCAAGTCAAAGAGTCGCTCGACCTCTGCCTCGCCTGCAAAGCCTGCAAGTCCGAGTGTCCCGTCTCGGTCGACATGGCCACCTACAAGTCCGAGTTCCTCGCCCACCACTATGAAGGCGAGTCCCGCCCGCTCTCGCACTACGCCTTTGGCCGCATCGACGTCTTCGCCCGCCTCGCCTCCTACGCCCCACACCTCGTCAACGCGATCAACCACACACCGCTCATCAGCGCTGTCATGAAGAAGATCCTCCACATCCATCCGCAGCGAACCTTCCCCCGCTTCTCCAAACCCTTCACCCCCGACCGCCGCCTCGCCCGCGACCCAAAACGCCGCCGCGACCGCCGCAATCCACTCCCCGCCGAAGCCCCCGAGGTCTTCCTCTGGGCCGACACCTTCAACAACTACTTCCACCCCGCCGCCATGCGCGCCGCCCACCAGGTCCTCACCACCGCCGGCTTCCGCGTCACCCTGCCCACGCAGCATCTCTGCTGCGGCCGCCCCCTCTACGACTTCGGCATGCTCGACACCGCCAAAGACTACCTCCTCAAAACTCTCAACGCCCTTACCCCGCAGCTCCAGGCCGGCACCCCCATCGTCGTGCTCGAACCCTCCTGCGCCTCCGTCTTCCGCGACGAGCTCACCAACCTCCTCCCCCACGATCCCCGCGCGCAAAAACTCCGCGACCAGACCTTCCTCCTCAGCGAGTTCCTCGTCAAACACGCGCCCAACTACCGCCCGCCACAACTGGCAGAAAAAATCCTCGTTCACGGCCACTGCCACCACCGCGCCACCATGGGCATGCACGACGAGGTCGCCCTCCTCCGCCTAACCGGAGCAGACGTTGAATTACTCGACTCCGGCTGCTGCGGCATGGCGGGTCCCTTTGGCTTCGAAAAGGACAAGTACGACGTCTCCCAAACCCTCGCCAACCGCGTCCTCCTCCCCGCCGTTCGCAACAAAGCCGCCAGCACCATCCTCGTCACCGATGGCTTCAGCTGCGCCGAGCAGATCACCCAGAACACCAAAGCCAAACCCATGCACCTCGCCGAAGTCTTAGCCCTGTCAAAATCAGACTAG
- a CDS encoding DUF1338 domain-containing protein codes for MSTGTSVLRKTLDQIIGTERTEHLFKLLVIHPEIAADPGPQVSRAVLAQALNMLLFEDLLRRVPTAKTYADYTLNKGRQILHDHGAVRTVALEGMGGLPAGQEAITRILRPLGYGLNGVYPLERLKMTGRSHAQADYPEEIAQFFLSELHPERFSPEFQAAVQRVTATSKDPVTPQATSLLDKLESAGSLSVEESVTLLPILASVFERQHTEPALADYEILLAESPEMAWISTEGNAFNHATDRVPDVDQLAEEQKALGQPMKAAVETSQSGRVRQTAFLAAKVQRKFRTPEGALIPKEVNGSFYEFITRLPLPEEDGKQKLDLGFDSSNAQAIFKMTATGKS; via the coding sequence ATGAGCACAGGCACCAGCGTCCTACGCAAAACACTCGACCAGATCATCGGTACCGAGCGCACCGAACACCTCTTCAAGCTGTTGGTCATCCATCCCGAGATCGCCGCCGACCCCGGCCCGCAGGTCTCTCGCGCCGTTCTCGCGCAAGCACTCAACATGCTCCTCTTTGAAGATCTTCTGCGTCGCGTACCCACCGCCAAAACCTACGCCGACTACACCCTCAACAAAGGCCGGCAGATCCTCCACGACCACGGCGCCGTCCGCACCGTTGCGCTCGAAGGCATGGGTGGTCTCCCCGCCGGGCAGGAAGCCATCACGCGCATCCTCCGCCCACTCGGCTATGGACTCAACGGCGTCTACCCCCTCGAACGCCTCAAGATGACCGGCCGCTCCCACGCCCAGGCCGACTACCCCGAAGAGATCGCCCAGTTCTTCCTCAGCGAGCTTCATCCCGAGCGCTTCTCGCCCGAGTTCCAGGCCGCCGTCCAACGCGTCACCGCAACTTCAAAGGATCCTGTCACCCCACAGGCAACGTCCCTCCTCGACAAACTCGAATCCGCTGGCTCCCTCAGCGTCGAAGAGTCTGTAACGCTGCTCCCCATCCTGGCCTCCGTCTTCGAGCGTCAGCACACCGAACCCGCTCTCGCCGACTACGAGATCCTCCTCGCCGAATCTCCTGAGATGGCCTGGATCTCGACCGAAGGCAACGCCTTCAACCACGCCACCGACCGCGTTCCCGATGTCGATCAGCTCGCCGAAGAACAGAAAGCTCTAGGCCAGCCCATGAAGGCCGCAGTCGAAACCTCGCAGTCCGGCCGTGTTCGCCAGACAGCCTTTCTAGCCGCCAAAGTTCAACGCAAGTTCCGTACGCCCGAAGGCGCTCTTATCCCCAAAGAAGTTAATGGCTCCTTCTACGAGTTCATCACCCGCTTGCCCCTTCCCGAAGAAGACGGCAAACAAAAACTCGACCTCGGCTTCGACAGCTCAAACGCCCAGGCCATCTTCAAGATGACCGCCACCGGCAAGTCTTGA
- the treS gene encoding maltose alpha-D-glucosyltransferase, translating into MKKAGSATDPLWYKDAIIYEIHIRAFMDSNADGIGDFPGLMSKLDYLQDLGVTCLWLLPFFPSPLRDDGYDIANYVDVNPSYGTINDFKQFLDAAHLRNMQVMIELVINHTSDQHPWFKAARLAPKGSPEREMYVWSDTDKLFEGVRIIFTDTEKSNWTWDDVAQQYYWHRFFSHQPDLNFDNPRVMEEVLTAMRFWLDMGVDGLRLDAIPYLIERDGTSCENVPETHVKIKQIRAVIDAEYENRLVLAEANMWPADVRPYFGDGDECNMAFHFPLMPRIYMALRQEDRLPITDIMAQTPAIPDNCQWGLFLRNHDELTLEMVTDDERDYMYFAYSADPRMRINVGIRRRLAPLVDNNRRRIELLNSLLLSFPGTPILYYGDEIGMGDNIYLGDRNGVRTPMQWNSDRNAGFSTSVPARLYFPVITDPIWGYQSINVEAQQSDQSSLLHWTRNMIALRKLFHVFGRGTQEFLNPENRKILAYVRQYEENGNCETVLCVANLSRFSQPVSLDLSKYSGMVPVEMLGYVNFPTITAQPYPLTLSPYSFLWLELQSAPAAPEPVEVPVDEPIVNLLSRGVEGVLTGEGLALLQRLLVGYLPHQRWFGAKSRTIKAVEVHDSAMLPDLNAVLLLLRLTYEDNSTDVYQLALTTSTGETADMIRAADPASIVATVTTSDGPAVLHDALVREDVRQAILHLIETNGELATQNGNLQGRSSSAFAEARGSDPLPARTGSAEQSNTSILYDAKLILKLFRRLQPGENPDTEIGRFLTETAHFPRIAPFLGDITLHSKTGEPTTIAMLQGLVENEGDGWQWTLDELSHYYDSVAILPALHDLGTPPSFLSNNEIPALAREHAGLYLDAAALLGRRTAEMHLALATPTHDPAFMSEDFTTADLVADADRIDAQLSLTLDALKRGMSQLTEITADNAALVLSRRIELFARARAIASATPTQAGQRIRIHGDYHLGQVLRSRSDYVILDFEGEPARSLAERRAKQSPLRDVAGMLRSFSYAAHAAHNAFAQRRPDDAKYLEPWSTLWQNSVSTEFLRAYHATVMAKDSELIPKAKQAQLLLSAYLLEKSLYELLYELNNRPAWVRIPLAGILSLQL; encoded by the coding sequence GTGAAAAAAGCCGGCAGCGCCACCGATCCGCTTTGGTACAAAGACGCGATCATCTACGAGATTCACATTCGAGCCTTCATGGACTCGAATGCGGACGGCATCGGCGACTTTCCCGGCCTCATGTCAAAGCTCGACTACCTTCAGGATCTTGGCGTCACCTGTCTATGGCTGCTTCCGTTCTTCCCCTCTCCCTTGCGAGATGATGGCTATGACATTGCAAACTACGTCGACGTCAATCCCAGCTACGGAACCATCAACGACTTCAAGCAGTTTCTCGACGCCGCTCACCTTCGCAACATGCAGGTGATGATCGAGCTGGTGATTAATCACACCAGCGATCAGCATCCTTGGTTCAAAGCAGCACGCCTGGCGCCGAAAGGCTCGCCCGAGCGCGAGATGTACGTCTGGAGCGATACCGACAAGCTCTTCGAGGGCGTCCGCATCATCTTCACCGACACAGAAAAATCCAACTGGACCTGGGACGACGTCGCGCAGCAGTACTACTGGCACCGCTTCTTCTCTCATCAGCCTGACCTGAACTTCGACAACCCCCGCGTGATGGAGGAGGTTCTCACGGCGATGCGGTTCTGGCTGGATATGGGCGTGGACGGCCTGCGTCTGGATGCAATTCCTTATCTGATCGAGCGCGACGGCACAAGCTGCGAGAACGTGCCCGAGACCCACGTCAAGATCAAGCAGATTCGCGCGGTGATCGACGCCGAATATGAGAATCGCCTGGTGCTTGCCGAGGCCAACATGTGGCCCGCGGACGTCCGCCCCTACTTCGGCGACGGCGATGAGTGCAACATGGCCTTCCACTTCCCGCTGATGCCGCGCATCTACATGGCCCTTCGCCAGGAAGACCGCCTGCCCATCACGGACATCATGGCCCAGACCCCTGCCATCCCGGATAACTGTCAGTGGGGACTCTTCCTTCGCAACCACGACGAACTCACCCTCGAGATGGTCACCGACGACGAGCGCGACTACATGTACTTCGCATACTCGGCCGACCCGCGCATGCGCATCAATGTTGGCATCCGCCGACGCCTCGCGCCTCTGGTCGATAACAATCGTCGCCGCATCGAGCTGCTCAACTCGCTTCTGCTCAGCTTCCCCGGCACCCCCATCCTCTACTACGGCGACGAGATCGGCATGGGCGACAACATCTATCTGGGCGATCGCAATGGTGTCCGCACGCCGATGCAGTGGAACTCCGACCGCAACGCAGGCTTCTCCACGTCAGTCCCCGCGCGACTCTACTTCCCCGTCATCACCGACCCCATCTGGGGCTATCAATCCATCAACGTCGAGGCACAGCAGTCCGATCAGTCATCTCTCCTGCACTGGACGCGCAACATGATCGCCCTGCGCAAACTCTTCCATGTCTTCGGGCGAGGCACGCAGGAGTTTCTCAACCCCGAGAACCGCAAGATCCTCGCCTATGTTCGCCAATACGAAGAGAATGGCAACTGCGAGACCGTTCTTTGCGTCGCGAACCTGTCACGCTTCTCGCAACCCGTCTCCCTTGACCTGTCGAAGTACTCCGGCATGGTCCCCGTCGAGATGCTGGGATACGTCAACTTTCCGACCATCACCGCACAGCCCTATCCGCTCACGCTTTCGCCATACTCCTTTCTCTGGCTTGAACTCCAATCCGCGCCCGCCGCACCAGAGCCGGTCGAGGTGCCCGTTGACGAGCCTATCGTCAACTTGCTCAGCCGCGGCGTCGAAGGCGTTCTGACCGGGGAGGGATTAGCTCTCCTGCAACGTCTGCTCGTCGGCTACCTCCCGCATCAACGCTGGTTTGGGGCCAAGTCACGGACCATCAAAGCGGTCGAAGTTCACGACTCCGCGATGCTGCCCGATCTCAACGCAGTGCTTCTCCTCCTCCGTCTCACCTACGAAGACAACAGCACCGATGTCTATCAGCTCGCCCTAACCACCAGCACAGGCGAGACTGCCGATATGATCCGCGCTGCCGATCCCGCGAGCATCGTCGCAACCGTTACAACCTCTGACGGCCCCGCGGTCCTCCACGATGCACTCGTGCGCGAAGACGTTCGTCAGGCGATCCTTCACCTCATCGAGACAAACGGCGAACTCGCCACGCAAAACGGCAACCTTCAAGGACGAAGCAGCAGCGCATTCGCCGAAGCTCGCGGCTCGGATCCTCTGCCGGCCCGCACAGGATCAGCCGAGCAATCCAACACCTCCATCCTGTACGACGCGAAGCTCATCCTGAAGCTCTTCCGCCGGCTCCAGCCTGGTGAAAATCCCGACACCGAGATTGGCCGCTTTCTCACCGAGACGGCACACTTCCCCCGCATCGCTCCTTTTCTAGGCGACATCACACTCCACTCCAAGACCGGCGAACCCACCACCATCGCGATGCTCCAAGGCCTGGTCGAAAACGAAGGCGACGGCTGGCAGTGGACCCTCGACGAGCTCTCTCACTACTACGACAGCGTCGCCATCCTGCCCGCTCTTCACGACCTCGGCACTCCCCCGTCCTTCCTCTCCAACAATGAAATACCCGCCCTGGCCCGCGAGCATGCAGGCCTCTATCTCGATGCCGCCGCTCTCCTTGGCCGCCGTACCGCCGAGATGCACCTGGCGCTCGCCACACCCACTCACGATCCCGCCTTCATGTCCGAAGACTTCACCACTGCCGATCTCGTCGCCGATGCCGACCGCATCGACGCGCAGCTGTCTCTCACACTCGACGCCCTCAAGCGCGGCATGTCGCAGCTTACCGAGATCACTGCCGATAACGCGGCTCTCGTTCTTAGCCGTCGCATCGAGCTCTTCGCCCGCGCCCGCGCCATCGCCTCCGCAACACCTACTCAAGCCGGCCAGCGCATCCGCATCCACGGCGACTACCATCTCGGCCAGGTCCTACGCTCCCGCAGCGACTACGTCATCCTCGACTTCGAAGGCGAACCCGCACGCAGCCTCGCCGAACGCCGCGCCAAGCAATCCCCTCTGCGCGATGTAGCCGGGATGCTGCGCTCCTTCAGTTACGCCGCACACGCCGCGCACAACGCCTTCGCCCAGCGCCGTCCCGACGACGCAAAGTATCTCGAGCCCTGGTCCACCCTCTGGCAGAACTCCGTCTCCACAGAATTTCTCCGCGCCTACCACGCAACCGTCATGGCCAAAGATTCTGAGCTCATTCCAAAAGCCAAGCAGGCACAACTTCTTCTCAGCGCCTACCTGCTCGAAAAATCCCTCTACGAACTCCTCTATGAACTCAACAACCGCCCCGCATGGGTCAGAATTCCCCTCGCAGGCATTCTGTCCCTGCAACTGTAA
- a CDS encoding acetyl-CoA carboxylase biotin carboxylase subunit, which yields MLIANRGEIALRVIRACREIGMATVAVYSDVDRGALHVLHADEAYRLGPAPAGESYLRGDLILEVARRTGTDAIHPGYGFLSENAEFAEACAKAGVTFIGPPASAMRVLGSKTRARQAADAAGMPRVPGSVTGLADVAEALRVAAGIGYPVMLKAAAGGGGKGMRAVTRAEDLGAAFTAASSEAERSFGSGEVYLEKLIERPRHIEIQLMADEHGSCVYLGERECSVQRRHQKVIEEAPSAVVGDDLRRRMGEAAARLALSAGYVNAGTVEFLVDDAENFYFLEMNTRLQVEHPVTEMVTGLDLVHLQLRLAMGEPLPLTQEDVRLRGHAIECRIYAEDPENHFFPSPGLITRLIQPSGPGIREDCAVYEGWNVPLDYDPMLSKLVAFAPTREQAIDRMLRALGEYVIGGIKTNIGLFRRILMDEDFRAARIDTGYLERLLAEPAAPAQEDAQEDVPEDVVALAAALFAASARRETIGAQAVSGVSEESRWAVAGRREGLRL from the coding sequence GTGTTGATTGCGAACCGCGGGGAGATTGCGCTGCGGGTTATTCGTGCGTGCCGGGAGATAGGGATGGCCACGGTGGCGGTTTACTCGGATGTCGACCGGGGGGCCCTGCATGTGCTGCACGCGGATGAGGCCTACCGGCTGGGGCCGGCGCCGGCGGGGGAGAGCTATCTGCGGGGGGATCTGATCCTCGAGGTGGCGCGGCGGACGGGTACGGATGCGATTCACCCTGGGTACGGGTTCCTCTCGGAGAATGCGGAGTTCGCCGAGGCTTGTGCCAAGGCTGGGGTGACGTTCATTGGGCCTCCGGCGAGCGCGATGCGGGTGCTTGGCTCGAAGACCAGGGCGCGACAGGCGGCGGATGCGGCGGGGATGCCTCGTGTCCCGGGGAGCGTGACGGGGCTGGCCGATGTGGCCGAGGCGCTGCGCGTGGCCGCCGGGATTGGCTATCCGGTGATGCTGAAGGCTGCGGCTGGAGGCGGTGGTAAGGGCATGCGGGCGGTGACGCGGGCGGAGGATCTCGGGGCGGCATTTACGGCGGCCAGCAGTGAGGCGGAGCGGAGCTTTGGGTCGGGCGAGGTGTATCTGGAGAAGCTGATCGAGCGGCCTCGGCATATCGAGATCCAGTTGATGGCGGATGAGCATGGGAGCTGCGTGTATCTGGGCGAGCGGGAGTGCTCGGTGCAGCGGCGGCACCAGAAGGTGATCGAAGAGGCTCCTTCCGCGGTTGTGGGAGATGATCTGCGCCGCAGGATGGGCGAGGCTGCGGCGCGACTGGCGCTCTCGGCTGGGTATGTGAACGCTGGGACGGTCGAGTTCCTGGTGGATGATGCGGAGAACTTCTACTTCCTGGAGATGAACACGCGGCTGCAGGTGGAGCATCCTGTGACCGAGATGGTGACTGGATTGGATCTGGTGCATCTGCAGCTTCGTTTGGCGATGGGCGAGCCTCTGCCGCTGACGCAGGAGGATGTTCGGCTGCGCGGACACGCGATTGAGTGCAGGATCTATGCGGAGGACCCTGAGAATCATTTCTTTCCTTCGCCGGGATTGATTACGCGGCTGATTCAGCCGAGCGGTCCGGGGATTCGCGAGGACTGCGCGGTGTATGAGGGTTGGAATGTGCCGCTGGACTACGATCCGATGCTGTCGAAGCTGGTGGCGTTTGCGCCGACGCGGGAGCAGGCTATTGACCGGATGCTGCGGGCGCTGGGGGAGTATGTTATTGGCGGGATCAAGACCAATATCGGGCTGTTCCGGCGGATCCTGATGGATGAAGACTTTCGCGCCGCCCGGATTGACACGGGGTATCTGGAGAGGCTGCTGGCTGAACCCGCTGCCCCTGCGCAGGAAGATGCGCAGGAGGATGTCCCGGAGGATGTGGTGGCGCTGGCGGCTGCGCTGTTTGCTGCGTCTGCGAGGCGGGAAACGATCGGGGCGCAGGCTGTCTCCGGTGTCTCTGAGGAGAGCCGGTGGGCTGTGGCCGGGCGGCGGGAGGGGTTGCGACTGTGA
- a CDS encoding biotin/lipoyl-containing protein, translating into MTVWLEVVGEKRRVELAAEFGAGMECSVDGRPMVADVRVLQAGVLSLLIDGRQYRCVLDGNGVVIGGRRFEFEVADPRSLQGRRGAGAGTDGPRPVKAPMPGRMVRVLVEVGDAVEEGQALVVIEAMKMQNELKSPKTGRVARIAVAVGDAVGSGDVLVVVE; encoded by the coding sequence GTGACGGTCTGGCTTGAGGTTGTGGGAGAGAAGCGGCGGGTTGAGCTTGCGGCTGAGTTCGGCGCGGGGATGGAGTGCTCGGTGGACGGGCGGCCGATGGTGGCGGATGTAAGGGTGTTGCAGGCTGGAGTGCTGTCGTTGTTGATTGACGGACGGCAGTACCGGTGCGTTCTGGATGGCAATGGGGTGGTGATTGGGGGACGGCGGTTCGAGTTTGAGGTTGCCGATCCTCGGTCGCTGCAGGGGCGCCGGGGGGCGGGTGCCGGGACGGATGGGCCGCGTCCGGTGAAGGCTCCTATGCCGGGTAGGATGGTGCGGGTGCTGGTGGAGGTGGGCGATGCGGTCGAGGAGGGCCAGGCGCTGGTAGTGATCGAAGCAATGAAGATGCAGAACGAGCTGAAGTCTCCCAAGACCGGACGGGTGGCCAGAATTGCGGTCGCGGTTGGCGATGCGGTCGGCTCCGGGGATGTGCTGGTGGTGGTTGAGTAG